ATAATGAAGttaacaatgacaaaaaccatgaaAGTTGtcataaataataattacaacacGATGACAGGCAAATCCTTCCTTTAAATACTTCAAATGCACAGCTGCATGTGGCAAAAAAATACCTCTGTGGTGGCTTCCGTGGCAAATGGGCAGACTATAGAAAAAGATGAATCTGGaaaattcatctttatttttgttgttttatgccCGCAATCATTGTTTTTCCCTAACAGATTCACTTTTCTTCAGagctacagaagaaaacatagtctCTGTTCTCAAAGTACCCAATATCGTTGGACTGGGACCCCAATAATGAGTTTCATGCTTTTGTATATTACCTTCTGTGATACAGGCAATTAGACTGAATAGTTAGACCAAGTTATACTGGTAAGTGCAGAAGCTGGTTGAGAAAAGGGAGATCAGCATGGAACAAAATGGTCAGGGAATTGAGCAGTACCTTGAAGAATGGGTGGGAAATGTTGAATGATCAAAGCACAGCTGTAGAGACAAAAGCTGGCTGGACTTGTTAAAAAGATGAATCTGACCAGCCAAAGCATTCTGTTGGGATCGTTGGCAGTACTGAGAAGTCTAACGAGGAAAAGTGGAACCAGCTTGTGGGAATCCTGAGAAACAGCGTTTGAGGCTTTAGATGTACCACACACTTGTATTCCACTGCTGTTTCCTCATAGCCCATTCTCTTAAACCCCAGGAATCTGGCTTCATCTGCCCCCACGTTTCTGACAGTGGGTTCCTAAAGGTGGCCTCTAACTCtcctgggagaaggaggaggtgctTCTATTGGCTTGGAGCcccctgcgttagtttgctgaggctgctattacaaaataccacagactgggtggcttaaaaaatggaaatttatttcttactcttttggagactagaagtccaagatcagggtgttggcagatttggttttttatttttgttttgttttatttatttatttatttatttatctatctatctatcttgagatggaatctcactctgttgcccaggctggagtgcagtggcacaatcttggctcactgcaacctccgcctcctgggttcaagtgattctcctgcctcagcctcccaagtagctgggcttacgggcacctgccatcgtgccaggctaatttttttgtatttttagtagagatggggtttcaccgtgttggctaggctggtcttgaacttgtgacctcaagtgatttgccctcctcagcttcccaaagtgctgggattacaggggtgagcgaCTATGTCTGtcggtttttaattttttaaattattattattttttaatcgtGCAGCCCTCAGAATTACAGTAGATTCAGAGAGATTcccttattttttgagacagggtctcactccattgcccaggctggagtgcagtggcacaaccttggctcatacagcctggaactcctgagctcaagggctcttcctgcctcagccttctgagtagctgcaactaccagtacagtttttaaattttagtagagagggctcactaagttgcccaggctggtctcaaactcctgggctcaaccagtcctcccacctcagcctcccaaagtggactATAGACCTGAACCGCGCACCCGGCCTGAGAACTCCCTTTTGAAGAGTCAATTCTGTAAGGAAACAAAGTGCATTCTGTCCTCTCTGGCCCTTTTAACTCTGGCAGTTAATACTTAATtaaggctgggcaccatggctcatgcctataatacagcactttgggaggccaaggcaggcagattgtctgagctcaggagtttgagtccagcctgggcaacatggtgaaaccccatctctacagaaaaatacaacaaaattagccaggcatggtggcacatgcctgtagtcccagctgcttggggggctgaggtgggaggatcttttaaGCCTGGGAAGTAAAGGCTTCAGTGGGCTGacgtggtgccactgcactgcagcctgggcgatagagtgagaccttatctcaaaaaaaccaaaacaaaaacacactgatTAAATATTAGAGAtgggccaggcatgttggcttatgcctgtgataccagcactttgggagactgaggtgggaggatcacttgagtccaggagtttgagaccggcctgggcaacatagggagacccttgTTCTACCCACCCCGcccccctcaaaaaaaacaaaacaaaaataaagccgGGCTCAgtgatggatgcctgtagtcctagctacttgggaggctggggtgggaggatcatttgagccttggaagttgaggctgcagtgagccatgattgtgtcactgcactccagacttggcAGCagtgcaagaccccatctcaaacaaaacaaaatattagagaTGAGTTCTCATTTCACATTGCTGTAGTTAGTGGCTCCTTGGATAATCCAAGGTAAAAAGTTTCCTACTTCTCTTATAATATACTTTTTCCCACACCTCGCTCTCCAGAAGTATCCTTGGTTAAGTTTGGGGTATGGGGCATATCTTGCCAGATTTCTATACATGTGCAACCATATGtacttatacttttaaaatacaaatatcataACATACTGTTCTGCACCTTGCTTTTTCACCTATCATGGGCTATCTCAGTATATAAAGTATGTAAGGTACatcattcttttctatttgctACATAGTGCTTTTGTGAATAttcttgtgtatttttgtgtACTGGGAAAATGATTCAGTTGGATTTATTCTTAGAAGAGACACTCATTGGTCTAAGAGAAGGTACATATAAAAACTGGTAAGTACAGTCAAATTAGCTTCCAGAAAAGTTGTACAGACttgtacaacttttaaaaattcaccaacTTACCCATCATAGGACTAACAACATTCATTGtgttaataaaaattagagctaACATTTGGATATCACTTGTTCTGAGTCAGGCATGCTGTCTCTATAATAATTCACTGAGTACTATAATTAttgtcattatccccatttttatagatgagaaaggctgaggtaatgattttttaaaaagttacagtgGCAGAAATAGCGTTTGAACCCAGGCATTCACTTTGGCCTAGGCAGGCAATGCGTAGGGGGTATCAGGTTTGACAGATGGGCATGTCAGTTTTTCTGCATAACAGAATCCTAGAAGCAAAATTGTGGATTTTAAGGGTGGATTTACGTTTTGATAATACCACCCAGTTTGCTGTGCAGAGAGTTAGAATGAAAAGTGGggatggctgggcacggtggctcacgcctgtattgctaacactttgggaggccgaggcgggtgaatcaactgaggtcaggagttcgagaccagcctgataaacgtggcaaaaccccatctctactaaaaatacaaaaagttagcagggtgtggtggcaggcgcctgtaatcccagctacttgggaggctgaggcaggagaattgcttgaatgcaaggggaggaggttgcagtgagcccatattgtgctgctgcactccagcctgagcgacaaagtgaaattccatctcgaaaaaagaaaagtgaggatctgttttttttttttttttttttttgagacagagtcttgctctgtcgcccaggctggagtgcagtggtgcaatcttggctcactgcaagctccgcctcccgggttcacgccattctcctggctcagcctcccgtgtagctgggactacaggtgcccgccaccgcacccggctaattttttgtatttttagtatagacggggtttcaccgtgttagccaggatggtctcgatctcctgacctcgtgatcctcccatctcggcctcccaaagtgctgggattacaggcgtgagccaccgcgcccgaccgcgTGAGGatctgtttttaaagtttcttggAATCAACTCTCTTTCGTCACTAGTGACCTAGGTAATTCACTTCTACTTGTGAAAGGACAACTGCATGCACTTCTGTTTGTAAAAGGATAGCTCTATTCTTTGTGATCCAGGTAAAGAAATAGAGAATATTGCCAGGGAAGGTGCACCTGACAGGAATGGTAACTAAGCAGACCCAGGAGAACCATTTCTTTTTCCCTGGATGGTATTTTGCCTCTcaatcttaatattttctttctttcttttttttttttcttcccagatgagagctcactgtgttgcccaggctagttttgaactcttgggttcaagtgatcttccctctgcctcctgagtagctgggattacaggcatgtgccatgacaccTGATTataatcttaatattttaaaaactgaagtcaTTCTCTTGGGGAACAGTAGGAAGTGGGGCTGCAGCAATCACAGGTCATACCTTCAAGCCAAATAGCTGGAGAggcatggtcttttttttttttttaagatgaagtctttctctgtcaccaggctggagtgcaatggtactatcttgactcgctgcaacctctgcctcccgggttcacgccattctcctgcctcagcctcccgagtagctgggactacaggtgccctccaccacgcccggctaattttttgtatttttagtagagacggggtttcactgtgttagccaggatggtctcgaactcctgacctcgtgatccgcctgcctcagcctcccaaagtgctgggattacaggcgtgagccaccgcgcccagcctaatgcttgtattttgtagaggcagggtttccctatgtggcccaggctggtcttaaactcctgggctcaagcaaccctcccaccttagcctcccaaagttttgggatttcaggcatgaaccaccgtgcctggccagtaggCATTTTTGAGTACTTACTATTTGCTTAACATCGAGGACACTCTCAAGACTTCCATCATTATCAGACTGCACATTCTAGGATTAACTGTTGTCAGTTGATAGAGGAATGAAGTTGCTTTCCTATAGTGGCATTTTGGATGAAGTAGGGTTATTCAGAGAAACATAACCagtaagaaacacacacacacacacacaaatactcacTCACAGACATGGGATTTATTGTAAGGAATTGGCTTATAGgattgtggaggctgagaagtcctaaGTTTAGTTGGTAAGCTATAGATCAAGGAAAGCCAGTGGTATATTTCTAGTTCAAGTTCgagtctgaaggcaggagaagaccGATGTCCCAGCTTGAAGAGTCAGGCAGAGAAGCAAATTCTCCCTTActcagtctttttgttctattcaggccttcagcaGGTTGGATGAGCCCTACCCACATTGGAGACAGCAATGTACTTTACTCAGTCtagcaatttaaatgttaatctcatccagaaacaacCTTACACATACTcccagcataatttttttttcccactgaggcaatatatttgtaaatatgtattacGTCCTTATAAAAAGAATCTCAGGATTTTTCCTCCTGTGTGTTTTTGTCTTGCTTCTTCATGGTCTATGATGCCAGCCAAGGTTGTCAGTACAGTGAAACCAAACTGGTGGGATGGGAGCAGATTATTCTGCCATTTTTCTAGATCTTTGAGTTGCACATCAAATCTGGGGCTGATTACTCCACACTTGTTTAGCCTGCCTATGAGGTTCACAACAATTTTCCCAACTCTGTGATCACCAgtgatttcagacttgccagtgTAACCATGCTTCATCATTATAGTTGGAAACTGGATGAtggggctgggcgcgatggctcatgcctgtaatctcagcactttgggaggccaaggcaggtggatcacttgggcacttgaggccaggagttcaagatcagcccggccaacatggcaaaactccatctctactaaaaatacaaaaattagcgagacatagtggtgagcacctgtaatcccagctatttgggaggctgaggcatgagaatctcttgaacctgggagggagaggttgtagtgaactgagaaaTGCACCAGTGCActttggcctgggtgacagagttgggactctgtctcaaaaaaaaaaaaaaaattaaaaaaactaaaataaaaagaagctggACAATTACTTTGGAGCGCGGGCTAATAAGAACCTGGCATTTACCTTGCTTTTCAGCTTTGTTGATGCTCTTAAGAGCATCAGCCAGGACATTCATGTGCACCACTGTGGTGGTGTGGAAAGAGCCAGTGTCGTTTTAACCAGATATCTGGACACCCAATAGCCCAGAcaaattgatacataaaattaagctTCACGGAGTGTCATGGAATTGTACAGATGGCTGTCAATACCCTAGAGAACATAAATTGTTTAGTATTCACCTAAATTAAAACAAGAGTAAAATATTGTTAAAGAAAGCAGCCCACATTCTGAAACAAAATGGATAATCAGCATTATCACCTTTTAGGGTAGGTGACATGCATATCTTAGAAAGATTGTGAGTTTGAAGTTAGACAAACTGAAGTTTGAATTGCCTTTCTGCTACTTATCAGCTCTAGATTTGGGGCAAGTAACTTGTCTGAGCTGTAATTTTGCgatctgtaaaattaaaaatacctacTTCGTGTTGATGTTTAGAttagagaaaaacatataaaaaatgtttggGATGCAGtagctattcaataaataaaactagtCATTTGAAAGTTGACTGTGAGTAATGCTGTATGGGCCATTTTGCCAGAAAGAGTCTTTTGTCTTTAATTGATATGACATTTTTTCATTGACTGATGGTAGTTACATTTTGTAGAGTCATCTCAGTATATAACTATGTCCTGGAGATGTGTTTACAAATTGCTCACTCTAGTTTTCTCTCTTGTTCTGTTGACAGAGTTAAATTAGAAGAGAGAGGAGTTGCTGAGAATTCTGTAGTCATCAGTAATGGGACAGTAATTTATCTCTTAGAAAAGCAAAGAAGGGGCATTTCAGTTAGAGgaggatgaagaaactgaaccagattacaaatattcaaagaagcactggaagaggcaagagaacaataacaataatgaGAAGGTCTTGGATCTGGAACCAAAAGCTGTCACAGATCAGACTGTCAgcaaaaaaaacaagagaaaaaataaagcaacctGTGTCACAGTGGGTGATGATAATGAAGAGACCAAAAGAAAATCaccaaagaaaaaggagaaatgtgaatataaaaaaaaaggccaagaatCCCAAGTCTCCTAAAATACAGGCAGTAAAAGACTGGGCCAATCAGAGATGTAGTTCTCCAAAAAGTTCTGCTAGAAACAGCCTTGTTAAAGCCAAAAGGAAAGGTATTGTAAGCGTTTGCTCAAAAGAGAGTCCCAGTTCCTCCTCAGAGTCTGAGTCTTGTGATGAATCTATAGTGATGGGCCCAGCAAAGTCACTTTGGAAGCCAGAAATTCCTCGGAGAAATTACCAACTGAGTTATCAAAGGAAGAaccctctaccaaaaatacaactgCAGACAAACTGGTATAAAACCTGGCTTTTGCCTTACCCCTAGCAAGGGCAAGACCTCTGGAACAACATCTTCTAGTTCAGACTCTAGTTCAGAGTCAGATGACCAATGCTTGATGTCATCGAGCACCCCGGAGTGTGCTGCGGGTTTCTTAAAGACAGCAGGCCTTTTTGCAGGAAGAGGTTGTCCAGGCCCAGGGCTGTCATTACAGACTGCAGGTGCTTCTGGATGGAGGCGTTCTGGCCCAAATAGTGGTGGACAGGCTCCTGGTCCTTCTCCCAGTGTGTCTCTCCCAGCTAGTTTAGGAAGAGGATGGGGTAGAGGAGAGAACCTTTTTTCTTGGAAGGGAGCCAGGGGACGGGGCATGCGGGGGAGAGGTCGAGGACGAGGGCATCCTGTTTCCTGTGTTGTAAATAGAAGCACTGACAACCAGAGGCAACAGCAATTAAATGACGTGGTAACAAATTCATCTACTATTATCCAGGTAAGTATTATTTTTTGTAAGTtacctcctccctttccccttaGAATGTGTGTGGACTTCATGTCATGGGTTCACATTTTCTCACCAGTAATGATGTCACATGACTAACACTGTTTTTCAGAATCCAGTAGAGACACAGAAGAAGGACTatagtctgttaccactgttagCAGCTGCCCCTCAAGTTGGAGAAAAGATTGCATTTAaggtatatttcaaaacaacggTCACAGCAAAAAAGGTTCATTCCCCTTCCAAATAAACTTACTTAACAAATCAGGTTTAAAGTGTTTGTAAAAGCCCTTCCCACTGGAACCGCAGTGTTGTCGTGGGTTCCTGGTAGGGCTCCCAGACTGGTGGGGGTGGACACCCCAGCATGGCATGATGGAGGAGCTGTGGGAATGTGAGAGGATAAGAGGGCTTAtgtatttgtggggttttttcttcttttttagctTTTGGAACTAACATCCAGTTACTCTCCTGATGTCTCTGACTACAAGGTAAGgatgtttatttaaaagtaagttgTCAGTATATTAATAAAACTAAAGTCATATTTCATACTACTTGTATGGATAatacagatttgtttttttactaaataaaaatgccagaaagtagaaaatgaaaacattattgaAATGTCAACTTTTTAATAGTATCACTGTGAAGTCTCCCAGTGTTATTTGCCTTATATTTGGGAAGAATAGAGTAGGAGAATGatcttaatttttactttttaaaaaaaatattaattttttatttttaaataaagacgggatctctctatgttgcccaggttggtctcaaactcctgggctcaagcagtccccccatcttggcttcccaaagtgttgggattacaggtgtgagccaccatgcccagccagtttaatttttttagttactGTTTTCTAATTAGTTTAGACACACCAACTTATTTGGGTATTCATTCCCTCATGATTCtaaactttgaaagaaaataataaacagttCTCAGCAAGAAGATTTGATTATTTTCATCATGGGaatctattttacatatttgtgaattaCTTCTGGTTATTATGATCTAGTATGATTTCTTTTGCATTATCAGTTAACCACAGGTAATTCATAAATATTATCCATGGAATTTACTTACTTAATATCTGTATGAGTCTTTATATTGGCATGTGAGGTTTTTCATAGTTCAATAAAAGCTTAACTCAGTGGGATCACAgaattacatatttctttttcacccacaaaaatttgttgaaaatCTTGTTAAGGtgcatcctttctttttttgatgtacgATATGGAATGTAAGACTATTTTTTAAGGTAATAATTGGTAATGTTAATATAGTAACATAGATAAAACACAAGGGAATTTGATTTAATCTGGATTGATGCCTTGgaagacttttaaaatctttataaaaaCCTTTCCTCaaggctgggcgtgttggctcacgcctgtaatcccagcactttgggaggctgggcgggcagatcacaaggtcaggagatcgagaccatcctggctaacagtgacaccctgtctgtactaaaaatacacacacaaaaaaaagttagtggggcatggtggcgggcgcctgtagtcccagctactcgggaggctgagagcaggagaatggcatgaccccaggaggcagagcttgcagtgagccgagatcacgccactgcactccagcctggatgacagagcgagactctgtctccaaaaaaaaaaaaaggaaaaaaaaacctttcctcGAAAGCAGGCTGGAAGAATCAGTTAATGAAGGGATCTGGTGGGTTAGTTCTAGGtcattggtgttttgtttttatcttcttaGGCACTTACTATCTCCTGTGGATGAGGTGATCATGTAATTTATCACCTAAATCAGGATACTTGTGAGTGAAGGGGAGTGCTATTAATAGTTATGCTGGAAAGATGAACAGACCTGTCTTGAACAAACCAGGGTGTTTTGTCACCCTGCCATAGATAACTAATTTAATTGTGTGATATatgaggaaatggaaatgaatATTGTATTGATACGTCCCACAACCTCTGTGAATTGTAATTCTAgatgatactgatttttaaaaattgcatattaatggccaggtgcagtggcttgcgcctgtaatcccagcactttgggaggccaaagtaggcgaatcacttgaggtcaggagttcgagaccagcctggctaacatggcaagaccccatctctactaaaaatacaaaaattagcctggtgtggtggcatgcacctgtagccccagctactcaggagactgaggcacaagaatcacttgaacccagtaggtggaggttgcagtgagctgagatcattgcactgtactccagcctgggtgataaaacgagactctttaaaaaaattgcatattAAATTGCTGTTAGTCATCATAGTTATTAACGTTGGAAGGTGATTTGCCTACTTTAGCTGACaaaattttttgaagatttttgaaattgctttcacaatcattttaagaatgaaaattggtcctactggccgggcgcggtggctcaagcctgtaatcccagcacttagggaggccgagatgggcggatcacgaggtcaggagatcgagaccatcctggctaacacggtgaaaccccgtctgtactaaaaatacaaaaaactagccgggcgaggtggcgggcgtcaggtcccagctactggcgcaggctgaggcaggagagaatggtgtgaacccgaggcggagcttgcagtgagctgagatctggccactgcactccagcctgggcgacagagcgagactccgtctcca
The Papio anubis isolate 15944 chromosome 17, Panubis1.0, whole genome shotgun sequence genome window above contains:
- the COIL gene encoding LOW QUALITY PROTEIN: coilin (The sequence of the model RefSeq protein was modified relative to this genomic sequence to represent the inferred CDS: inserted 6 bases in 5 codons; deleted 1 base in 1 codon), yielding MAASETVRLRLQFDYPPPATPHCTAFWLLVDLNRCRVVTDLISLIRQRFGFSSGALLGLYLEGGLLPPAESARLVRDNDCLRVKLEERGVAENSVVISNGTXNLSLRKAKKXAFQLEEDEETEPDYKYSKKHWKRQENNNNNEKVLDLEPKAVTDQTVSKKNKRKNKATCVTVGDDNEETKRKSPKKKEKCEYKKKAKNPKSPKIQAVKDWANQRCSSPKSSARNSLVKAKRKGIVSVCSKESPSSSSESESCDESXSDGPSKVTLEARNSSEKLPTELSKEEPSTKNTTADKLXIKPGFCLTPSKGKTSGTTSSSSDSSSESDDQCLMSSSTPECAAGFLKTAGLFAGRGCPGPGLSLQTAGASGWRRSGPNSGGQAPGPSPSVSLPASLGRGWGRGENLFSWKGARGRGMRGRGRGRGHPVSCVVNRSTDNQRQQQLNDVVTNSSTIIQNPVETQKKDYSLLPLLAAAPQVGEKIAFKLLELTSSYSPDVSDYKEGRILSHNPETQQVDIEILSSLPALREPGKFDLVYHNENGTEVVEYAVTQESKITVFWRELIDPRLIIXNTSSTEPA